A portion of the Armatimonadota bacterium genome contains these proteins:
- a CDS encoding Arc family DNA-binding protein, with protein sequence MVRLTIRLPDELHEKLRWKCFRERRSQQVVLLEILDQALADVQVPEEKEK encoded by the coding sequence ATGGTCAGACTGACGATCAGGTTGCCTGACGAATTGCATGAGAAACTGCGCTGGAAGTGCTTCCGGGAGCGGAGAAGCCAGCAGGTGGTACTCCTAGAGATACTTGATCAGGCTCTTGCCGATGTGCAAGTACCGGAGGAGAAAGAGAAATGA